In a genomic window of Erigeron canadensis isolate Cc75 chromosome 5, C_canadensis_v1, whole genome shotgun sequence:
- the LOC122599756 gene encoding benzyl alcohol O-benzoyltransferase-like: protein MAQINTPFTFKVKRHAPELIRPAKHTPHELKLLSDIDDQDFLRFQIPVIMFYRENPKMRNKNPVSVIKEALAKVLVFYYPFAGRLKEGPAKKLMVDCSGEGVLFIEADADVTLTQFGESLHPPFPCVNELLYDVPGSSGILDSPLLLIQVTRLLCGGFIFALRLNHTMSDAFGIVQFLRALGEMARGASSPSTLPVWQREFLNARDPPRVTCTHHEFDEFIGTRKDITIGMNNMVLKSFFFGPVDLSALRKFVPQHHKTCSDFEVLTTCLWRCRVIALQLDPEEETRIIFAVNTRTKFSPPLPMGYYGNCFAYAIAICTVFDLLNKPFSNALEIVMKAKSSVNEEYMRSLADLLVIKGRPNLTVLQHYVVTDVTRARFDVVDFGWGKADYGGPGATGLVDSSFYLPYTNTKGEFGIMVPIYLPNVAMEKFVKELK, encoded by the exons ATGGCccagatcaatactcccttcaCTTTTAAAGTCAAGAGACATGCACCAGAGCTTATCCGTCCGGCTAAGCACACCCCACATGAACTAAAGCTTCTATCTGACATTGATGATCAAGATTTTCTTCGATTTCAAATACCTGTGATTATGTTTTATCGTGAGAATCCAAAAATGAGAAATAAGAATCCAGTGAGTGTGATAAAGGAGGCTCTGGCGAAGGTTCTAGTCTTTTATTATCCGTTTGCTGGCAGGCTCAAGGAAGGTCCTGCAAAGAAGCTAATGGTGGATTGCAGCGGTGAAGGTGTGTTGTTTATTGAAGCGGATGCGGATGTGACGCTGACGCAATTTGGAGAGTCACTTCACCCTCCGTTTCCATGTGTAAACGAGCTGCTTTATGATGTTCCTGGATCTTCTGGCATCCTCGATTCGCCGTTGCTGCTAATTCAg GTGACACGACTTTTATGTGGAGGTTTCATCTTTGCTTTACGACTCAACCACACCATGAGTGACGCATTTGGAATCGTTCAATTTTTGAGAGCATTAGGTGAAATGGCACGGGGTGCGTCGTCACCATCAACTTTGCCTGTGTGGCAAAGGGAGTTCCTAAACGCAAGAGATCCACCACGTGTGACATGTACTCATCACGAATTTGATGAATTTATAGGCACCAGAAAGGATATAACCATCGGAATGAATAACATGGTTctaaaatcatttttctttGGGCCCGTTGATTTGTCAGCCTTACGTAAATTTGTTCCACAACACCATAAAACTTGCTCTGATTTTGAGGTACTAACAACTTGTTTATGGCGTTGTCGTGTCATTGCTCTACAGTTAGATCCTGAAGAGGAGACAAGGATTATATTTGCTGTGAATACACGTACAAAATTTAGTCCTCCCCTCCCAATGGGATATTATGGAAATTGTTTTGCCTATGCCATTGCCATTTGCACTGTTTTTGACCTATTAAACAAACCTTTTAGCAATGCGTTAGAGATAGTGATGAAGGCAAAATCTAGTGTCAACGAAGAGTACATGAGATCTCTTGCTGACCTGTTGGTAATCAAAGGACGACCCAATCTCACAGTTTTACAACACTATGTTGTCACAGATGTGACACGTGCTAGATTTGATGTTGTTGACTTCGGGTGGGGGAAGGCGGACTATGGAGGGCCTGGAGCTACAGGCCTTGTTGATTCTAGTTTCTATCTTCCATACACAAACACTAAGGGTGAGTTTGGAATTATGGTGCCCATATATTTGCCAAATGTTGCGATGGAAAAGTTTGTCAAAGAGTTAAAATAA
- the LOC122599755 gene encoding uncharacterized protein LOC122599755, with protein sequence MAGKKVIAICQLGGTFKTLSDGTLSYDGGDAHAIDIDENSKYNDFKMEVAEMFNCALSSISIKYFLPGNRKTLITISNDKDLQRMIKFHGNSSSIDVYIMMEEAVAPDVSNMPASRSSRTTLSEAGMLTDTTPCVLDNDMDEINPRVLLDSTFDVHNDLPIADEHIDIPSDIALSMYMPLRDSSDEKHTKAAQQWQHNITGVGQRFNNVNDFRDALRKYSIANQFAFKYKKNDSHRVTVKCKVDGCPWRIHASRLSTTQLICIKKMNPTHTCEGSTLTTGHQATRTWVAGVIKEKLKVSPNYKPKDIVTDIKEQYGVQLNYFQAWRGKEIAKEQLQGSYKEAYGQLPLFCERIMASNPGSLATFTTKDDSTFHRLFVSFHASICGFQQGCRPLLFLGSIPLKSKYQGTLLAATAPDGDDDVFPVAFAVVDTISDDNWLWFLHQLKAALTTCHDLTIIADTENGLRESVSEVFQDESVYHAYCLRCLSEQLIREFKGQFSHEVKRLIVDDFFAAAYAPTSGGFQRCIDSIKSISLEAYNWVVESEPIHWANAFFPGARYNHMTSNFGELFYSWASEAHELPITQMVDTIRGKIMELIYTRRAVSNNWLTRLTPLREERLEKESIKVCALQVFNSDPGDNKFEVRGDSIEVVDINSYDCSCKAWQLTGLPCCHAIAVIGCLGRDPYDFCARFFTTESYRLTYSESVQPIPSDDKPLPKELARASVTVTPPPTRRPPGRPPSKKPGMVEGNKRQLQCSACKCTGHNKSTCKEIP encoded by the exons ATGGCTGGGAAGAAGGTGATTGCGATATGCCAATTAGGTGGCACATTCAAGACTCTTAGTGATGGTACGTTGTCGTATGATGGTGGGGATGCTCATGCTATAGATATTGATGAGAATTCAAAGTACAATGATTTCAAGATGGAAGTTGCAGAAATGTTTAATTGCGCTCTTAGTAGCATATctataaaatattttcttccAGGAAACAGGAAGACACTAATCACAATCTCCAATGATAAAGACCTACAACGTATGATAAAGTTTCATGGAAATTCCAGCAGCATTGATGTGTATATCATGATGGAAGAAGCTGTTGCTCCAGATGTCTCAAATATGCCTGCCAGCCG ATCAAGCAGAACAACTTTGTCAGAAGCTGGAATGCTTACAGATACCACCCCTTGTGTCTTGGATAATGACATGGATGAAATAAATCCGCGTGTTCTACTTGATTCAACTTTTGATGTTCATAATGATCTTCCAATTGCTGATGAACACATTGACATACCTTCAGATATTGCGCTCTCTATGTATATGCCTCTTCGGGATTCTTCTGATGAAAAACACACGAAAGCAGCACAACAATGGCAGCACAACATCACAGGTGTAGGGCAAAGATTTAACAATGTCAATGATTTTCGCGATGCCTTACGGAAGTACTCCATCGCAAATCAGTTTGCTTTTAAATACAAGAAAAACGATAGTCATCGTGTAACTGTTAAATGCAAAGTAGATGGCTGTCCTTGGAGAATTCATGCATCAAGACTATCCACCACCCAGTTAATATGTATTAAAAAGATGAATCCAACCCACACGTGTGAAGGATCAACTCTTACCACAGGACATCAAGCAACTAGAACTTGGGTGGCTGGTGTTATAAAAGAGAAGCTAAAAGTATCTCCGAATTACAAACCGAAAGATATTGTTACTGACATCAAAGAACAATACGGAGTTCAGTTAAATTATTTTCAAGCATGGCGTGGAAAAGAAATTGCAAAAGAACAACTCCAGGGTTCATATAAAGAAGCATACGGTCAATTGCCGCTTTTTTGTGAACGAATAATGGCGTCAAATCCTGGAAGTCTTGCTACCTTTACAACTAAAGATGACTCGACTTTCCATCGCTTGTTTGTATCATTTCATGCTTCAATTTGCGGGTTTCAACAAGGTTGCAGACCATTGTTATTTCTTGGTAGCATACCTTTAAAGTCAAAGTACCAAGGAACATTATTGGCTGCAACAGCTCCGGATGGAGATGATGACGTTTTTCCTGTTGCTTTTGCTGTTGTTGATACCATTTCTGATGATAACTGGCTTTGGTTTTTACATCAACTTAAGGCTGCGTTGACCACATGTCATGATTTGACTATTATTGCTGACACTGAAAATGGATTAAGGGAGTCCGTTTCTGAAGTCTTTCAAGATGAAAGTGTATATCATGCGTATTGCTTACGGTGTCTTTCAGAACAACTTATTAGGGAATTTAAAGGACAGTTTTCCCATGAAGTAAAACGTCtcattgttgatgatttttttgCTGCAGCTTATGCTCCTACATCCGGAGGTTTCCAAAGATGTATTGATAGCATTAAAAGTATATCACTTGAAGCTTACAATTGGGTTGTAGAAAGTGAACCTATACATTGGGCAAATGCGTTTTTTCCAGGTGCAAGATATAATCACATGACATCGAATTTTGGTGAGTTGTTTTATAGTTGGGCATCAGAAGCCCATGAATTGCCAATAACCCAAATGGTGGATACCATAAGAGGCAAAATAATGGAGTTAATTTACACTAGAAGGGCAGTATCTAACAACTGGTTAACAAGATTAACCCCGCTTAGAGAAGAAAGATTAGAAAAGGAAAGCATCAAAGTTTGTGCACTTCAGGTTTTCAACTCCGATCCAGGTGACAACAAGTTTGAGGTCCGCGGAGATTCTATTGAAGTTGTGGATATTAATAGTTATGATTGTAGTTGTAAAGCATGGCAACTTACAGGTTTGCCTTGCTGTCATGCAATTGCCGTTATTGGTTGCCTTGGGCGGGACCCATATGATTTCTGTGCTAGATTTTTCACTACTGAGAGCTACAGATTAACTTACTCAGAGTCGGTACAGCCTATTCCTAGTGATGATAAGCCATTGCCAAAGGAACTTGCTCGGGCAAGTGTGACTGTAACACCGCCTCCGACAAGGCGGCCTCCAGGGCGGCCACCTAGTAAGAAGCCTGGAATGGTGGAAGGAAATAAACGTCAACTTCAATGTAGCGCATGCAAGTGTACTGGGCACAATAAGTCCACGTGCAAGGAGATTCCATGA